A region of the Mycobacterium sp. NBC_00419 genome:
GACGTAGCGGCGCGTTCGCATGGCGTGGCTGGCTAGCCTCTCCAGACCGCGCCAAGGATCGAGTGTGATTGCGGCGTCAGCGGTTCGGTGAGCTGCACGGGTGCCTGCGCCATGAAGCGCGGCTTCGTGCCGCGATGTTCGTCGGCGGCGTGGAGACAGAAGGGGTGCACCAGGTACACGTCACCTGGCGAACCGGCGGCGTAGGCGACGGGACGCTCGGCACTGGCTGCATCGAGCAGCGGAGCGATCTCTGCGGCCGTGCATGGTTCGGGATGGTCGGCGAAGACCGTCACAGCATCGTGGTGTGAGCCGACGCGGATCCGGGTCGGGGCGTCGTCCTCGCCCACCTCCGACAACAAGGTGAGTGCCAGCATGGTGTGCGGCCGGCCGCTGACAAGCCATGAGCCGTCAACGCACGGGGTATTGGCGTCGATATGCCACCCGCGGTCGTCGACACCGGGCTGCACGGGAAACCGAATCGGGATGTTGCCCAAGGAGTATCGCGGTATCCAGCCACCCGCCCCGCAGATCGCGTCGAGTGCGTCGGCGAGGGCGGGGCTGTTGGCCAAGCGCTGGAAGGGTCCACCTCCGGTGAGGTCGGCAGCCCACACGACGGGTTGGTGCCAGGTGGACGGATCGTCGGGCGAGAGCCCGATCGATTGCCACAGCGCCGCGCGCGCCTCGTCGGCCGCCGCGCGTAGGTCAGCCCGTTCGAGCTTGACGAACCCGTCCCGCAGGAATGCGTCGATGTCGATCACACTGTGCGTCTACCCGTCGCATCCATCCACATCCACCAGAAGGCGTATCGCGATCTCATCAACCGCAACAGCAGTATTGGCCAAGATGACCACAGCGGCGGCGGCGTTCCGGTCGAGTGCCAGCATGCTGGAGAAGCCACCTGTTGTGCCGTTGTGCCAGGTGATGTCCACGTCTGCGACTCGATCGGTGAACCATGCGTAACCCACCCGGCTTTGGTTGTCGGCGGCCCATCGCGGTTGGAGCGCGGTAAGGCCTGGCGCTGTACCGTCGAGCAGGGCCTGTGCGTAGCGAGCCATGTCGGCCGGTGTTGAGCGCACGCCACCGGCAGGTGCGTAGGCGCCCAACGTCCATGCCTGCTCGCTCTTGCCGTGCGCGTTCCATCCTGTTGGTGCAGCGTCGGGCAGATCGCGGATGGACAATGGAGTGGTCGAGTGCTTCATCCCGAGCGGGGCGAACAGTTGGCGGTCCAGCGACTCGGGATAGCCGGCCCCGGCATGGACCGCTAGTGCCTGGCCGAGCAAAGCTGTACCGAGGTTGGAATACCTAAACGCCCCTCTGCCAGTCGTTTTCGCAACCCTGGCCTGTGCGAGCAACGTCGGCAGATCCGCGGTGTACGGGTTGCGGTGCCGCAGGACGGCGGCATATGCCTGCACCTGATCTCGGGCACGAGGGGCGATGCGCGGCAGCCCGGACCGGTGACTGGCGAGGTCCTCGAGTGACACACGGCCCGCGGGGCTGCCGCCAAGATCGAGCAAGTCCCCAAGAGGCGTATCGGCGCCCAGCTCGCCTGACTCGACAGCGTGTGCAAAGAGCAGCGAAGTCATGGTCTTGGTGATGGATCCGATTTCGTACACCGTGTCGGGTCCCGCCCCGAAGTGTGCGGCGCGGTGAAAGCTGCCCCGGATGTGGACGGCGCTGACTCGTTCGCCGAGACCTGCGGCTCGCACCAGCGGTCCGAGGCGCGCGATCAGATCGGAGTCGCCTGTCGCAGGTCCAAGTCCGGGAGAGCGACATGCTGCGGAATGCACTCCACTGACTGTAATCAGGACTCCTGACGTCGCTTCTCCTGAAATGTGGCGCGCAGGGGTCCGGGCTGCCCGGGCAGCCGCGCGTCGTTGGAGTCTCGACGATATCGGCACCAGAGAATCAATCGCCTTGAGGCGGGGTAGACCATGGGCGCCTTGTTGGGCGGTGGTCGACTTCCTTCGGCCAGCGCCGAACACCGCGGTACTGGTAGGTGCAGAGTGGAGAGGAGGGTCGGAATGACCGTCCGACAATGGCGTCCGTTCCGCATCATCGCTGAGAACGCCGGGGTATATCTGGCGGCGAACGCGGCGACGTACGGCGTGTTTCTGGTCGGCTTCGGTCTGGCGCTGGCCATCCCGGAACTCAGCCAGGCGCAATACACACGGTTACAGGAAGACGGCACAGCGGATCTCGTCCAGTCGCTGATCGCCCGCCCCTGGCTATTCGCACTGACGATTCTCGCGGTCAACACACTCAAGCTGGGTGCGCTGACCATTGTTGCGCCGTCGATGGTCGTGCCGTTCGCCGGCATTGCGCTGTTCGCCTACTGGGCCTTTACGACGGGGATGACGCTCGTCCCAACCAGCGAGATCGGCTGGGTGGCCCTGATCCCGCACTCGCTCACGCTGATCATCGAGTTTCAGGCCTACCTCCTGCTGGTGTTGGGTGTGTATCTGCTCGGCACTTCCTGGATGCAACCCCGAACTATTGGAGCCGAGACCCGTCGGCAGGGCTACCGTCGCGGGCTGAAGGACCTCGGCTGGCTGATGCTGCCGGCTCTGGCCTTGCTCGTCGTGGGCGCGGTATACGAGGCGTTCTCGTTGCGCTACTTAGTGCACCCGCTGGCAGACTGGCTGTTATAGCGCCGGTCCGGCCCCAAACTGTCGGCACCCCAGCGAGGAAGTATGCCGAGATCAATGAGCAGTTCGTCGCCGAGCAGGGCGAGCCAGTCGGGGCTTGTTCGGCCTAATCTCGCCGAGAAGTGGTGTCGTCGTCCAGGTCGATGATGTTGCCGTACTCGTCGAACCAGTGCACGGCTTCAGGACAGGTCCGCGGTGCACTTAGGCACGGCCCAGAACCGGGAGCAGGCGACTAATCTGGAGCCC
Encoded here:
- a CDS encoding phytanoyl-CoA dioxygenase family protein — encoded protein: MIDIDAFLRDGFVKLERADLRAAADEARAALWQSIGLSPDDPSTWHQPVVWAADLTGGGPFQRLANSPALADALDAICGAGGWIPRYSLGNIPIRFPVQPGVDDRGWHIDANTPCVDGSWLVSGRPHTMLALTLLSEVGEDDAPTRIRVGSHHDAVTVFADHPEPCTAAEIAPLLDAASAERPVAYAAGSPGDVYLVHPFCLHAADEHRGTKPRFMAQAPVQLTEPLTPQSHSILGAVWRG
- a CDS encoding serine hydrolase domain-containing protein, whose translation is MFGAGRRKSTTAQQGAHGLPRLKAIDSLVPISSRLQRRAAARAARTPARHISGEATSGVLITVSGVHSAACRSPGLGPATGDSDLIARLGPLVRAAGLGERVSAVHIRGSFHRAAHFGAGPDTVYEIGSITKTMTSLLFAHAVESGELGADTPLGDLLDLGGSPAGRVSLEDLASHRSGLPRIAPRARDQVQAYAAVLRHRNPYTADLPTLLAQARVAKTTGRGAFRYSNLGTALLGQALAVHAGAGYPESLDRQLFAPLGMKHSTTPLSIRDLPDAAPTGWNAHGKSEQAWTLGAYAPAGGVRSTPADMARYAQALLDGTAPGLTALQPRWAADNQSRVGYAWFTDRVADVDITWHNGTTGGFSSMLALDRNAAAAVVILANTAVAVDEIAIRLLVDVDGCDG
- a CDS encoding stage II sporulation protein M, with the protein product MTVRQWRPFRIIAENAGVYLAANAATYGVFLVGFGLALAIPELSQAQYTRLQEDGTADLVQSLIARPWLFALTILAVNTLKLGALTIVAPSMVVPFAGIALFAYWAFTTGMTLVPTSEIGWVALIPHSLTLIIEFQAYLLLVLGVYLLGTSWMQPRTIGAETRRQGYRRGLKDLGWLMLPALALLVVGAVYEAFSLRYLVHPLADWLL